The following proteins are co-located in the Silene latifolia isolate original U9 population chromosome 1, ASM4854445v1, whole genome shotgun sequence genome:
- the LOC141612245 gene encoding prolyl 4-hydroxylase 1 isoform X1, with the protein MANALKIVFGLLTVVTFGMIIGALLQLAFISRLEDSSGFGFPLRGSIQRTRPSGYLLPAGISHWANDKEAAILRLGFVEPEVISWSPRIIVLHNFLSQEECDYLRALALPRLQVSTVVDTKTGKGVRSEVRTSSGMFLRHDERKYPLIEAIEKRISVFSQIPVENGELIQVLRYEKDEFYRPHHDYFSDTFNVKRGGQRVATMLMYLSDNVEGGETYFPMAGSGQCSCGKKTVTGMSVKPIKGNAVLFWSMGLDGNSDPNSVHGGCEVISGEKWSATKWMRQRAVN; encoded by the exons ATGGCGAATGCACTTAAAATCGTCTTCGGACTTCTCACTGTCGTCACCTTCGGAATGATCATCG GTGCTTTATTGCAGTTAGCATTCATCTCTCGGCTAGAAGATTCATCTG GCTTTGGTTTTCCGTTACGTGGAAGCATACAACGAACTCGACCTTCTGGCTATCTTCTTCCTGCAG GCATCAGCCACTGGGCTAATGACAAGGAAGCTGCTATTTTACGCCTTGGATTT GTCGAGCCAGAGGTGATTAGCTGGTCACCCCGAATTATTGTACTTCATAACTTTTTGAGCCAGGAG GAATGTGACTATCTTAGAGCTTTAGCTTTGCCTCGCCTTCAGGTCTCTACTGTGGTTGACACTAAAACTGGAAAG GGAGTTCGAAGTGAAGTTAGAACAAGCTCTGGAATGTTCTTGCGTCATGATGAAAGGAAGTATCCATTAATAGAG GCAATAGAAAAACGAATCTCTGTTTTTTCTCAAATACCTGTCGAGAATGGGGAGCTCATTCAAGTTTTGAG GTATGAGAAGGATGAGTTCTACAGGCCACATCATGACTATTTTTCTGACACC TTCAATGTGAAGCGTGGAGGTCAAAGAGTAGCAACAATGCTTATGTACTTGAGCGACAATGTTGAAGGGGGAGAAACATATTTCCCTATG GCTGGTTCAGGCCAATGCAGCTGTGGTAAAAAGACTGTAACAGGAATGTCTGTAAAACCGATCAAAGGAAACGCCGTCCTTTTTTGGAGTATG GGCCTTGATGGGAATTCCGACCCAAATAGTGTACATGGTGGCTGTGAGGTCATTTCCGGGGAGAAATGGTCTGCAACAAAGTGGATGAGGCAAAGAGCAGTGAATTAG
- the LOC141612245 gene encoding prolyl 4-hydroxylase 1 isoform X3, with the protein MANALKIVFGLLTVVTFGMIIGALLQLAFISRLEDSSGFGFPLRGSIQRTRPSGYLLPAGISHWANDKEAAILRLGFVEPEVISWSPRIIVLHNFLSQEGVRSEVRTSSGMFLRHDERKYPLIEAIEKRISVFSQIPVENGELIQVLRYEKDEFYRPHHDYFSDTFNVKRGGQRVATMLMYLSDNVEGGETYFPMAGSGQCSCGKKTVTGMSVKPIKGNAVLFWSMGLDGNSDPNSVHGGCEVISGEKWSATKWMRQRAVN; encoded by the exons ATGGCGAATGCACTTAAAATCGTCTTCGGACTTCTCACTGTCGTCACCTTCGGAATGATCATCG GTGCTTTATTGCAGTTAGCATTCATCTCTCGGCTAGAAGATTCATCTG GCTTTGGTTTTCCGTTACGTGGAAGCATACAACGAACTCGACCTTCTGGCTATCTTCTTCCTGCAG GCATCAGCCACTGGGCTAATGACAAGGAAGCTGCTATTTTACGCCTTGGATTT GTCGAGCCAGAGGTGATTAGCTGGTCACCCCGAATTATTGTACTTCATAACTTTTTGAGCCAGGAG GGAGTTCGAAGTGAAGTTAGAACAAGCTCTGGAATGTTCTTGCGTCATGATGAAAGGAAGTATCCATTAATAGAG GCAATAGAAAAACGAATCTCTGTTTTTTCTCAAATACCTGTCGAGAATGGGGAGCTCATTCAAGTTTTGAG GTATGAGAAGGATGAGTTCTACAGGCCACATCATGACTATTTTTCTGACACC TTCAATGTGAAGCGTGGAGGTCAAAGAGTAGCAACAATGCTTATGTACTTGAGCGACAATGTTGAAGGGGGAGAAACATATTTCCCTATG GCTGGTTCAGGCCAATGCAGCTGTGGTAAAAAGACTGTAACAGGAATGTCTGTAAAACCGATCAAAGGAAACGCCGTCCTTTTTTGGAGTATG GGCCTTGATGGGAATTCCGACCCAAATAGTGTACATGGTGGCTGTGAGGTCATTTCCGGGGAGAAATGGTCTGCAACAAAGTGGATGAGGCAAAGAGCAGTGAATTAG
- the LOC141612245 gene encoding prolyl 4-hydroxylase 1 isoform X2, with protein sequence MEFAGALLQLAFISRLEDSSGFGFPLRGSIQRTRPSGYLLPAGISHWANDKEAAILRLGFVEPEVISWSPRIIVLHNFLSQEECDYLRALALPRLQVSTVVDTKTGKGVRSEVRTSSGMFLRHDERKYPLIEAIEKRISVFSQIPVENGELIQVLRYEKDEFYRPHHDYFSDTFNVKRGGQRVATMLMYLSDNVEGGETYFPMAGSGQCSCGKKTVTGMSVKPIKGNAVLFWSMGLDGNSDPNSVHGGCEVISGEKWSATKWMRQRAVN encoded by the exons ATGGAGTTTGCAGGTGCTTTATTGCAGTTAGCATTCATCTCTCGGCTAGAAGATTCATCTG GCTTTGGTTTTCCGTTACGTGGAAGCATACAACGAACTCGACCTTCTGGCTATCTTCTTCCTGCAG GCATCAGCCACTGGGCTAATGACAAGGAAGCTGCTATTTTACGCCTTGGATTT GTCGAGCCAGAGGTGATTAGCTGGTCACCCCGAATTATTGTACTTCATAACTTTTTGAGCCAGGAG GAATGTGACTATCTTAGAGCTTTAGCTTTGCCTCGCCTTCAGGTCTCTACTGTGGTTGACACTAAAACTGGAAAG GGAGTTCGAAGTGAAGTTAGAACAAGCTCTGGAATGTTCTTGCGTCATGATGAAAGGAAGTATCCATTAATAGAG GCAATAGAAAAACGAATCTCTGTTTTTTCTCAAATACCTGTCGAGAATGGGGAGCTCATTCAAGTTTTGAG GTATGAGAAGGATGAGTTCTACAGGCCACATCATGACTATTTTTCTGACACC TTCAATGTGAAGCGTGGAGGTCAAAGAGTAGCAACAATGCTTATGTACTTGAGCGACAATGTTGAAGGGGGAGAAACATATTTCCCTATG GCTGGTTCAGGCCAATGCAGCTGTGGTAAAAAGACTGTAACAGGAATGTCTGTAAAACCGATCAAAGGAAACGCCGTCCTTTTTTGGAGTATG GGCCTTGATGGGAATTCCGACCCAAATAGTGTACATGGTGGCTGTGAGGTCATTTCCGGGGAGAAATGGTCTGCAACAAAGTGGATGAGGCAAAGAGCAGTGAATTAG
- the LOC141612271 gene encoding uncharacterized protein LOC141612271 translates to MGRDGIIVGVRIIRKFVVRPAIICFRSVYNHPFLVGVFLMLLYLYRSFPFLFQLLVSASPVLLCTAVLLGTLLSFGDHNVITLIEEDEEKTHEISELKTGMLESSTVVVKDECSDDGGACKEFKSDIVERSFEEEPLLDINEKARDYESHGDIGISSVNSCYISREIEFEKQSIGEAVNYLNSQKIGIEVDVNLSLESVDETPLTAENMHSENFEGLKSEEGSANVQTGDHLESFMEDVSRDMFSSTPGLVVKADNLENHITAEKSIDDQIRDRLESSSGSWTQFDVLEDELSSVKKIRVDHFEDYISGEGSLDAQIGSPLELSLGSWNHLDSDRDMDNESDSGSDGAESSSPDASMADIIPMLDELHPLLEDENPNTSNLSHHSNDESDQQEDEEAGDVKSDGDDDNEEEAQDGKEDSAKSAIKWTEEDEKNLMELGTSELERNQRLESLIARRRARRTVNERNLLDLEGMDLSFPVAPILTTRYNPFDNGHDSYADLGLPPIPGSAPSIMVQRRNPFDLPYDSSEEKPDLTGDSFQEEFMELSQRESTNLRMFKRNETFSVGSSIFDFGRQTTRPSRFRPYFVPERTDDMMSYSSFERQYSELSESRMSSSSLQRQSSELSESKASSTALSPKVGDPSDYEEHVSQCSDDIRSLSYEGDDTEDVDDSLPVIEVGQPTDIREDVKGNYLEVDYGLSERELGSNEVQFVGELLEINHSSSSSLSVPKENNGVKDEDHDRGLVDNQVHNLEHVDISDNYCLDTSMSDIPTNQSHKELEFRLEAKADESLPKEPIYDSSPLAIKRNSSHSSNCSDLQRETSEIDLYHVQRDLFGEDESKFHVKDNEDNDPQRQQEPNDSRCSMNDVTEVTDSTGSHFTELNPSTSSSLALPVGEYVFASSKDSSASGVLKEELLKDKILPNEVEQAFTQGDTTEGHHAGKLDGSIADMSFDDGYKSSVDLLFAQQEEQFVSSSDSNLSSLEGELKEEAETKIGESEHFLTTNSLVNNHDNDASKELLFALDESHFLPHDSLIYDPQKQVQPAIHTNLQEFSQVNKVGENAKILKVQEPEDKMLTSLLQNDESFSQLETLEKVSVSEIAVEKSIQDKYSEEHDNTTQEDELAEDLLSELDAVGDFSLKSIPLSLNKSYLDAESNSDVPEEALAEVHCSPGIQFGDSTSVIDNADVQNYEFGNLTSKPNLAWNKESTSDSHMRDVSAVEFAQAEGIIVNESNIVSSKESIPDLHIEDANIDVVTLEDQSVKENHVAFQKASKEDAQEPVDTEFIQDELTMEEVESTKPMSQTTIAVPVNENTLNDEKSVTARTEFNLALPEEHILDSSRMEPESGVSVGTKNFEDLEIKTNKSSSVEALEVTAESGIGFEESRALHVDTDISDVQASQVMEAEDIIHILDSPVMETVTAPTVEFVDQIERSGSMDLKFLVNSTVVEVGTSNSLELVEPKLERAGSIEPESLEKDRDVRETQESPVLDSSISPAVEFVQQQGRHSSIEFDSECLIEPEGFGESETYPTDSSIGSLQKSLVEANILSEDQSQRVGPPENQQSEIDEDCRGFQESPIVEASGSSSTVSEDHRNINSQIESVEVQNQTKSEVGLSEPDVSAGVHTVLSDIESQSNKEDSGEAIGLSTMESEDQRNINSLIETVDIQDQTKPEVVSERDVSGGVHAVLSDTESESNEKDSGEANGSSTMDSEDHVNIISQIETGEAQDQMDEIKPEVGVSERDISDGVHVLPATESQSNKNESAAQGSEKSPAVKPYLLVDEERSHESHLEFSSSSSDED, encoded by the exons ATGGGTCGTGATGGGATTATAGTTGGAGTGCGGATAATCAGGAAATTTGTGGTTAGACCTGCAATAATATGTTTCAGATCAGTTTATAATCATCCTTTTTTAGTGGGTGTTTTCTTAATGTTGTTATATTTGTATAGATCATTCCCTTTTTTGTTTCAATTATTGGTGTCTGCCTCTCCTGTTCTTCTATGTACTGCTGTATTACTTGGGACCCTTTTGAGTTTTGGGGATCATAACGTTATTACTTTAATTGAGGAAGATGAGGAAAAAACCCACGAAATCTCGGAACTAAAAACTGGCATGCTTGAAAGTAGTACTGTTGTTGTGAAAGACGAGTGTTCGGATGATGGTGGTGCATGCAAAGAATTTAAGAGTGATATAGTGGAGAGGAGCTTTGAGGAAGAGCCTTTGCTAGATATTAATGAGAAAGCAAGAGATTATGAAAGTCACGGTGATATTGGTATTAGTTCAGTCAATAGCTGTTATATTTCGAGGGAGATCGAATTTGAGAAACAGTCCATTGGTGAAGCAGTTAATTATTTGAACAGTCAAAAGATTGGAATAGAAGTTGATGTTAATTTGAGTCTTGAAAGTGTTGATGAGACGCCCCTTACAGCTGAAAATATGCATTCTGAAAATTTTGAGGGTTTAAAGTCAGAAGAAGGATCAGCTAATGTTCAGACTGGGGATCATTTGGAATCTTTTATGGAAGATGTTTCAAGGGATATGTTTTCTTCGACTCCGGGGTTGGTTGTTAAGGCTGATAATTTGGAGAACCACATAACAGCTGAAAAATCTATTGACGACCAGATAAGGGATAGATTGGAATCGTCCTCAGGATCATGGACACAGTTTGATGTTTTAGAAGATGAGTTATCTTCGGTTAAGAAGATTCGTGTTGATCATTTTGAGGATTATATATCTGGTGAAGGATCACTTGATGCTCAGATAGGGAGTCCTTTAGAGTTGTCCTTGGGATCATGGAATCATTTGGACTCTGATCGTGATATGGACAATGAATCTGATTCTGGTTCTGATGGAGCTGAGAGTTCCTCTCCTGATGCTTCAATGGCAGACATTATTCCCATGCTTGATGAGCTTCATCCCCTTCTAGAGGATGAAAATCCAAATACCAGTAATCTATCGCATCATTCAAACGACGAAAGTGATCAGCAGGAGGATGAAGAAGCAGGTGATGTTAAAAGTGATGGGGATGATGACAatgaagaagaagctcaagatggtAAAGAAGATAGTGCGAAATCTGCCATCAAATGGACAGAAGAGGACGAAAAGAATCTCATGGAATTGGGTACATCAGAATTGGAAAGGAATCAACGTCTCGAGAGCCTTATTGCGAGAAGAAGAGCAAGGAGGACAGTTAATGAGAGAAATCTTCTAGACTTGGAGGGAATGGATCTCTCTTTTCCAGTCGCACCAATTTTAACAACAAGATATAATCCTTTCGATAACGGTCATGATTCTTATGCAGACTTGGGGCTACCCCCAATTCCGGGTTCAGCGCCATCTATTATGGTTCAAAGGCGAAACCCCTTTGATCTTCCTTATGACTCCAGTGAAGAAAAGCCCGACTTAACAGGGGATAGTTTCCAGGAGGAGTTCATGGAACTTAGTCAGAGAGAGTCCACTAACCTGAGGATGTTTAAAAGGAATGAAACATTCAGCGTGGGGTCCTCAATATTTGATTTTGGTAGGCAGACGACTCGTCCTAGCCGTTTCAGGCCATACTTTGTACCAGAGAGAACGGATGATATGATGAGTTATTCGTCGTTTGAAAGACAATATAGTGAGCTTAGTGAGTCCAGAATGAGTTCTTCCTCTCTTCAAAGACAATCTAGTGAGCTTAGTGAGTCTAAGGCAAGTTCTACTGCTCTGAGTCCAAAAGTTGGCGATCCTTCTGACTATGAGGAACATGTAAGCCAGTGTTCAGATGATATACGTTCACTCTCATATGAAGGCGATGACACAGAAGACGTTGATGATAGTTTGCCTGTCATTGAAGTTGGACAACCAACTGATATTAGAGAAGATGTCAAAGGAAATTATCTAGAAGTAGATTATGGGCTTTCTGAGAGGGAACTGGGCTCCAATGAGGTCCAATTCGTTGGAGAATTACTCGAAATAAATCACAGTAGTTCCAGCTCATTATCAGTGCCAAAAGAGAATAATGGTGTAAAAGATGAAGATCATGACAGAGGGTTAGTGGATAATCAGGTCCACAACCTTGAACATGTTGACATTTCAGATAATTATTGTTTGGACACATCAATGTCTGACATTCCAACTAATCAATCGCACAAAGAACTAGAGTTTCGACTTGAAGCTAAAGCTGATGAAAGTCTTCCAAAAGAACCTATTTATGATTCAAGTCCCCTGGCCATTAAGAGGAACTCGTCGCATTCCTCCAATTGTTCCGATTTGCAGAGAGAGACTTCAGAGATTGATCTGTACCATGTACAAAGAGATTTATTTGGAGAGGACGAGTCCAAATTTCACGTTAAAGATAATGAGGACAATGATCCGCAACGACAACAAGAGCCAAATGATAGCAGGTGTTCTATGAATGATGTAACTGAAGTCACTGATAGCACTGGGTCTCATTTCACAGAATTAAATCCGTCGACTAGTAGCTCACTAGCATTACCAGTTGGTGAATACGTTTTCGCCTCTAGTAAGGATTCTTCAGCCAGTGGTGTGTTGAAGGAAGAATTATtgaaagataaaattcttccaaATGAAGTAGAACAAGCTTTCACGCAGGGAGACACTACTGAAGGTCATCATGCAGGCAAGCTGGATGGAAGTATTGCTGACATGTCATTTGATGATGGATACAAGTCTTCAGTAGATCTACTTTTTGCTCAACAAGAAGAACAGTTTGTTTCTTCCAGTGACTCGAACTTATCTTCTTTAGAGGGTGAGTTAAAGGAAGAGGCTGAAACAAAAATAGGTGAAAGTGAGCACTTTCTAACCACAAATTCCCTTGTGAACAATCATGACAATGATGCGAGTAAAGAGCTGTTGTTTGCATTAGATGAATCTCACTTTCTTCCACATGATTCTCTTATCTATGACCCTCAAAAACAG GTACAACCTGCCATTCATACTAATCTTCAGGAATTCAGTCAAGTCAACAAAGTCGGTGAAAATGCCAAGATTCTCAAGGTTCAAGAGCCTGAGGATAAAATGTTAACTAGTTTGCTTCAGAATGATGAATCTTTCTCACAGCTTGAGACACTTGAAAAAGTATCCGTTTCAGAGATTGCAGTTGAAAAGAGTATTCAAGATAAATATTCAGAGGAGCATGACAATACAACACAGGAAGATGAGCTGGCTGAAGACTTACTTTCAGAGCTGGATGCAGTTGGCGACTTCAGTTTGAAGAGTATACCACTAAGCTTGAATAAAAGTTACTTAGATGCCGAGAGTAATTCTGATGTTCCTGAAGAAGCTTTGGCTGAAGTCCATTGTAGTCCTGGGATACAATTCGGTGATAGCACATCAGTAATAGATAACGCCGATGTTCAAAATTATGAATTCGGTAATTTGACTAGTAAGCCTAATCTTGCATGGAATAAGGAATCAACCTCTGATTCACATATGAGGGATGTCAGTGCTGTTGAATTTGCCCAGGCTGAGGGTATAATTGTAAATGAATCAAATATTGTATCGAGTAAGGAATCAATTCCTGATCTACATATAGAAGATGCCAATATTGATGTCGTGACTCTGGAAGATCAATCTGTTAAGGAGAACCATGTCGCATTTCAGAAAGCGAGTAAAGAGGATGCACAAGAACCAGTAGATACTGAGTTCATCCAAGATGAACTCACAATGGAGGAGGTGGAATCTACAAAGCCCATGAGCCAAACCACCATAGCAGTACCTGTCAATGAGAATACCTTGAATGATGAGAAATCAGTTACAGCAAGAACTGAATTTAACCTTGCTTTGCCAGAGGAGCACATTCTAGATTCTTCGAGAATGGAGCCTGAGTCAGGAGTCTCAGTGGGTACAAAGAATTTTGAGGACCTTGAAATAAAGACTAATAAATCTAGCTCGGTTGAAGCTCTGGAAGTGACTGCTGAATCTGGGATTGGGTTTGAAGAATCTAGGGCCTTGCACGTAGATACAGACATCAGTGATGTACAAGCTTCGCAAGTCATGGAAGCAGAAGACATCATACATATACTAGATTCACCAGTCATGGAAACAGTTACTGCGCCAACTGTTGAGTTTGTAGATCAAATAGAAAGGTCCGGATCGATGGATCTTAAGTTTCTGGTAAATTCGACTGTTGTAGAAGTGGGTACATCAAATTCCCTGGAGCTGGTGGAACCTAAACTGGAAAGAGCTGGATCTATTGAGCCTGAGTCATTGGAAAAAGATAGAGATGTTAGAGAGACACAAGAATCGCCTGTTCTTGATTCAAGTATTTCACCTGCTGTTGAGTTTGTGCAACAACAGGGGAGACATTCTTCCATTGAATTTGATTCTGAATGCCTAATAGAACCAGAAGGTTTTGGGGAATCTGAGACATATCCAACAGATAGTAGTATTGGATCACTACAAAAATCACTTGTTGAAGCAAATATTTTGTCTGAAGATCAATCTCAGAGAGTCGGTCCACCGGAAAATCAGCAATCAGAAATTGACGAGGATTGCAGAGGGTTTCAAGAATCTCCAATCGTTGAAGCAAGCGGTTCGTCTTCTACGGTGTCTGAGGACCACAGGAATATTAATTCGCAGATAGAATCTGTGGAGGTCCAGAATCAAACAAAATCTGAAGTAGGTCTTTCGGAACCAGATGTTTCTGCTGGTGTCCATACTGTCTTGTCAGACATTGAGTCTCAATCTAACAAAGAGGACTCAGGTGAAGCAATTGGTTTGTCTACTATGGAGTCTGAGGATCAAAGGAATATTAATTCGCTGATAGAAACTGTGGATATCCAGGATCAAACGAAGCCTGAAGTTGTTTCAGAACGAGATGTTTCTGGTGGGGTCCATGCTGTCTTGTCAGACACTGAGTCTGAATCAAACGAAAAGGACTCAGGTGAAGCAAACGGTTCGTCTACTATGGATTCGGAAGATCACGTGAATATTATTTCACAGATAGAAACTGGGGAGGCCCAGGATCAAATGGATGAGATCAAACCTGAAGTTGGTGTTTCGGAAAGAGATATTTCTGATGGGGTCCATGTCTTGCCAGCCACTGAGTCCCAATCAAACAAAAACGAATCGGCTGCTCAAGGTTCAGAAAAGAGTCCTGCTGTAAAGCCTTATTTACTAGTTGACGAAGAAAGGTCCCATGAATCTCATTTGGAATTTAGCTCGAGTAGTTCTGATGAAGATTAA